Proteins from one Nicotiana tabacum cultivar K326 chromosome 23, ASM71507v2, whole genome shotgun sequence genomic window:
- the LOC107777170 gene encoding uncharacterized protein LOC107777170 — translation MGRKPNDSEPTRYATMILLLMGLVSCTAVYIFMSAVMRPAGSSVVERLAAEEGEFSGGGGGEGEGECCSGIESFELWGTAVKWGSDFKVNSSKECCKACKAMCTGNHGPCLCDTWVFCGNKKICGDKFGECWLKKQKDTLAPDRQEAGNKVMWTSGIVFGKGEGIVALETEFGAIHVKLLPECSPRSVFNILELLGLRHCAGCQFFRAETRGQIWDTHGDHIKDASFGPPYALVQGTLDAQGVAFESVPSESCPEIRRGSVAWAGSGPEFFISLANHQEWKKSYTVFGYVLPEDMEIVEKIAQLPTKLDVWSGVNVTVLENPVPLRVRRIKSNNGDLNLSS, via the exons ATGGGTCGGAAGCCAAATGATTCCGAACCCACTCGTTATGCCACTATGATCCTTCTTTTAATGGGTCTTGTTTCTTGTACCGCCGTGTACATTTTCATGTCGGCAGTAATGAGACCTGCCGGAAGTTCTGTGGTTGAGCGGTTAGCGGCGGAGGAAGGTGAATTTAGCGGTGGCGGTGGTGGTGAAGGGGAGGGTGAATGTTGTAGTGGGATCGAAAGTTTTGAGCTTTGGGGAACTGCTGTAAAGTGGGGTTCTGATTTTAAGGTTAATAGTTCTAAAGAATGTTGTAAGGCTTGTAAAGCTATGTGTACGGGTAATCATGGGCCTTGTCTTTGTGATACGTGGGTTTTTTGTGGAAATAAAAAAATTTGTGGTGACAAATTTGGTGAG TGCTGGTTGAAGAAGCAGAAAGATACTTTGGCTCCTGATAGACAGGAAGCAGGAAACAAGGTTATGTGGACGTCTGGCATTGTTTTTGGAAAAGGAGAG GGAATTGTTGCCTTGGAAACAGAATTTGGTGCTATTCACGTCAAG CTTTTGCCAGAATGTTCCCCACGCTCAGTTTTTAACATTTTGGAGTTGTTGGGGTTGCGCCATTGTGCTGGTTGCCAATTTTTTCGTGCGGAAACTCGCGGACAAATTTGGGATACACACGGAGATCACATAAAAGAT GCTTCTTTTGGCCCCCCATATGCTTTAGTGCAAggaactcttgatgctcaaggaGTAGCATTCGAGTCAGTTCCCAGTGAATCCTGTCCGGAAATAAGACGGGGTTCAGTTGCATGGGCAGGCTCTGGCCCTGAGTTCTTTATAAGCTTAGCAAACCATCAAGAATGGAAAAAGTCGTACACTGTTTTTGGCTATGTGCTGCCGGAGGATATGGAAATTGTAGAGAAAATAGCTCAGCTCCCCACAAAATTAGATGTCTGGAGCGGAGTTAAcgtgacagtcttggagaacccTGTACCTCTGAGGGTCCGACGAATCAAGTCCAACAATGGTGACCTAAACCTTAGCAGTTAG